From one Lolium rigidum isolate FL_2022 chromosome 4, APGP_CSIRO_Lrig_0.1, whole genome shotgun sequence genomic stretch:
- the LOC124648173 gene encoding protein H2A.5, with the protein MAGRKGGDRKKAVTRSVKAGLQFPVGRIGRFLKKGRYAQRVGSGAPVYLAAVLEYLAAEVLELAGNAAKDNKKSRIVPRHLLLAVRNDQELGKLLAGVTIAHGGVLPNINSVLLPKKAAEKAASAEKSPKSPKKKAAPKKA; encoded by the exons atggccggaaggAAGGGCGGCGACAGGAAGAAGGCGGTGACGCGGTCCGTCAAGGCCgggctccagttccccgtcggccgcATCGGCCGGTTCCTCAAGAAGGGCCGCTACGCGCAGCGCGTCGGCTCCGGCGCACCCGTCTACCTCGCCGCCGTCCTCGAGTACCTCGCCGCCGAG GTCCTGGAGCTGGCCGGCAACGCGGCCaaggacaacaagaagtcccgcaTCGTGCCGCGCCACCTGCTGCTCGCCGTCCGCAACGACCAGGAGCTCGGCAAGCTGCTCGCCGGCGTCACCATCGCACACGGCGGCGTGCTACCCAACATCAACTCCGTCCTGCTCCCCAAGAAGGCCGCCGAGAAGGCCGCCTCCGCCGAGAAGTCGCCCAAGTCGCCCAAGAAGAAGGCTGCCCCCAAGAAGGCCTAG